One genomic region from Candidatus Curtissbacteria bacterium encodes:
- the pyrH gene encoding UMP kinase produces the protein MPKYKRVLLKLSGETFLGKREYGIDPEFTIWLAKEIIKAQKTGTQVEIVVGGGNIFRGTAAEEHGLERTVGDYIGMLATIMNSLALQAALEKEGQQARVQSAIEINDVCEPYIRRKALRHLEKGRVVIFAGGSGNPFFTTDTAAALRALETECDIILKGTKVDGVYNKDPKKNGDATKLEKVSFDEAITNKEIEVMDNSALSMCMDHNIPILVFDLLKEGNIEKAVNGEPIGTLIS, from the coding sequence GTGCCAAAATACAAAAGAGTTCTTCTAAAACTTTCCGGTGAAACTTTTCTTGGAAAAAGGGAGTACGGAATCGACCCCGAATTCACTATTTGGCTCGCTAAAGAAATAATTAAAGCCCAAAAGACAGGTACGCAAGTAGAAATTGTGGTCGGCGGAGGCAACATATTTCGTGGGACAGCAGCAGAAGAGCACGGACTAGAGCGGACAGTTGGGGATTATATCGGAATGCTGGCAACAATCATGAATTCACTCGCGCTTCAAGCAGCCTTGGAAAAAGAAGGCCAACAGGCACGAGTTCAAAGCGCGATCGAAATCAACGACGTTTGTGAGCCATATATAAGAAGAAAGGCACTAAGACATTTGGAAAAGGGGAGAGTTGTCATTTTTGCTGGGGGAAGCGGAAATCCTTTTTTTACAACGGACACAGCAGCGGCGCTAAGAGCGTTAGAAACAGAATGCGACATTATCCTCAAGGGAACCAAGGTTGACGGCGTTTACAATAAAGACCCAAAGAAAAATGGTGACGCAACAAAACTTGAAAAAGTCAGCTTCGACGAAGCAATAACCAACAAAGAGATAGAAGTCATGGATAACAGCGCGCTTTCAATGTGTATGGACCACAACATCCCAATTTTGGTTTTTGACCTTCTAAAAGAAGGCAACATCGAAAAAGCCGTTAACGGCGAACCCATCGGTACCCTCATTTCCTAG